A genome region from Plasmodium vivax chromosome 11, whole genome shotgun sequence includes the following:
- a CDS encoding hypothetical protein, conserved (encoded by transcript PVX_114380A), producing the protein MRLPKPKFLTAGGARLSPPYVNLSAPRTYQQYAKEGRYPNGKVDQPMRSNDLHTTVICRNLTKHDIPNGNKYKHKILREDGEPTDSSKMGIAEEATQRSAPFFLNDKLFYNHMVLKLMNREKKVKTISSDFFYHLSKFHINRVNSHFGESRLMFTKTSKIFFAVVASFSVLLTFFLVASSNYLEYNIILKYHIKFHSLLFSFFSAYYLGLQVGSYYFANNLHYLYTFLFFVASVISMGLADYAIWVSYYFLSVNYLAFLFINYYNARLGVFPSCLFQNVNRLFFFSLLSNYLAVNKGKYIEQNIHRLRDEAVDAGRFRLFKVLPYFL; encoded by the coding sequence ATGAGGTTGCCCAAGCCGAAATTCCTAACCGCCGGGGGCGCCAGGCTCTCGCCGCCGTATGTCAACCTCTCCGCTCCGAGAACCTACCAGCAATATGCGAAAGAAGGCCGCTACCCCAACGGGAAAGTCGACCAACCGATGAGGAGCAATGACCTCCATACAACTGTAATTTGTAGAAACCTCACCAAACATGACATCCCGAATGGGaacaaatataaacataaaattttacgtgAAGATGGAGAACCCACAGatagcagcaaaatggggatagCGGAAGAAGCTACTCAAAggagtgccccttttttcctcaacgacaaattattttacaatcACATGGTCCTCAAATTGATgaatagagaaaaaaaagtgaaaaccaTTTCGAGTGATTTCTTTTACCATTTGAGCAAATTCCATATAAACCGTGTAAATAGCCATTTTGGAGAGAGCCGCCTAATGTTTACCAAGACgtctaaaatatttttcgctGTGGTGGCTAGCTTTTCTGTTCTTTTAACCTTCTTCCTAGTAGCCTCCTCAAATTATTtggaatataatataattttgaaGTACCACATAAAATTCCACTCtctgcttttttcttttttctccgctTACTATTTGGGTTTACAAGTAGGCAGTTACTATTTTGCCAACAACCTTCACTACCTGTATaccttcctcttttttgtggCCTCAGTTATTTCCATGGGGTTGGCTGACTATGCCATATGGGTCTCCTACTACTTTTTAAGCGTAAATTACTTGGCCTTCCTATTTATTAATTACTATAATGCCCGTTTGGGGGTGTTCCCTAGTTGCTTATTTCAGAATGTCaatcgcctttttttcttttcccttttgtcaAACTATTTGGCTGTCAACAAGGGGAAATATATCGAACAAAATATACACCGTTTGAGAGATGAAGCGGTGGATGCGGGGCGTTTCAGGCTCTTCAAGGTGCTCCCATATTTTCTGTAA
- a CDS encoding hypothetical protein, conserved (encoded by transcript PVX_114395A) — protein MQNAWHKLNKAMQNIQNVILTEDDSLFVSEKGTNAKGSSASKDEDDLTKGELQHGGSNAKKVLSQAVYSVSSSPVKAIATTSGTTQSGSLEGPPNAVDRKNALYEEIVNSITLFDNLMRNEKVQLLINEYQIDYYTADDRKKDFLLLNFVYISKYMLLILTKFLNISLLEKMEFTQMSKEEYEHSVTHLFLNILKIGNFAQRSGSSDPLSLHRNYNPNWQGSANSSLPQQKEEEKEGPALLTYKGAEQGVDALHSAASAADGMGTSAQGREETVLSSHHNAQSNFENANEQSTHYHQVIHHEGFVCSPHLNKREEGSTNCYQYNTKSDHFNPRVDGENGKSGSTEGVVGIAGGNEAVMHRPSDVNNNVYNSPDKCKNCVFQNGETSTYFTKNHLAYSKSMDVSERDLFTTELHRRSEFFPKKSSLIECREEDFCISEAKIDLKNIIKSMKEENNVKIDLLNDKIKYLEAEIIKSKERLFSFQELEEDVEKYKREINSKNKIIEEMVREKDLLQNDISVMQTKLEHTSKFNEDRKKLTKYCQENHVDKQIIMEMLKNSRDSLKASNIKNQVFLILCDILGIKNIIEGVAMQEKTISDQFLEFLDEETKDP, from the coding sequence ATGCAAAATGCGTGGCATAAACTCAACAAGGCGATGCAAAACATCCAAAATGTGATTCTCACAGAGGATGATTCATTATTTGTGAGTGAAAAAGGCACAAACGCGAAGGGAAGCAGTGCGAGTAAGGATGAGGATGACTTGACAAAGGGGGAATTGCAACATGGTGGTTCCAATGCGAAGAAGGTTTTGTCTCAAGCTGTGTACAGTGTGAGCAGTTCCCCAGTTAAAGCAATCGCTACTACTAGCGGTACCACCCAGAGTGGCAGCCTTGAGGGCCCCCCCAACGCAGTGGACAGGAAAAATGCCCTGTACGAAGAAATAGTAAATAGCATAACTCTGTTTGACAACCTGATGAGGAACGAAAAAGTGCAGCTGCTAATTAACGAATACCAAATTGATTACTACACAGCAGACGATCGAAAAAAAGATTTTCTTCTATTGAATTTTGTGTACATAAGCAAATACATGCTTctcattttaacaaaatttttaaacataagccttttggagaaaatgGAGTTCACTCAAATGAGCAAGGAAGAATACGAGCATAGCGTAACGCACCTCTTTCTTAACATCCTAAAAATTGGGAACTTTGCCCAACGCAGTGGGAGTAGCGACCCACTCTCTCTACACCGTAATTATAATCCAAATTGGCAAGGAAGTGCCAATAGTAGTCTCCCTcagcagaaggaggaagaaaaggaaggacCTGCGCTTCTGACTTATAAAGGCGCCGAACAGGGGGTGGACGCCCTTCATAGTGCAGCAAGTGCAGCAGATGGGATGGGCACTTCTGCTCAGGGGAGAGAAGAAACGGTTCTTTCCTCCCATCATAACGCACAGAGTAATTTTGAAAACGCGAATGAGCAGAGCACCCATTATCATCAAGTGATCCATCACGAAGGTTTTGTTTGCAGTCCACATTTGAACAAACGGGAGGAGGGCAGCACAAACTGTTACCAGTACAATACCAAGAGTGACCATTTTAACCCCCGTGTAGATGGAGAGAACGGGAAAAGTGGAAGCACAGAAGGGGTGGTCGGCATAGCAGGGGGAAACGAAGCAGTCATGCACCGCCCAAGTGACGTCAACAACAATGTGTATAACTCCCCAGATAAGTGCAAAAATTgtgtttttcaaaatggagaaacgtccacatattttacaaagaaCCATTTAGCGTATAGCAAATCTATGGATGTAAGCGAAAGGGATTTATTTACTACAGAGCTACACAGAAGGAGcgaattttttcccaaaaaaagtTCCCTCATCGAATGCAGAGAGGAAGACTTCTGCATAAGCGAAGCGAAGAtcgatttgaaaaatatcatcaaatcgatgaaggaagaaaataatgtcAAAATAGACCTTCTAAATGATAAGATAAAATATCTGGAGGCagaaattattaaaagtaAGGAACGCCTCTTCTCATTTCAAGAGCTGGAAGAAGAtgtggaaaaatataaaagagaaataaatagcaaaaataaaattatagaagAGATGGTTCGCGAAAAGGACCTTCTGCAAAATGATATCAGCGTAATGCAAACGAAACTGGAACACACCAGCAAGTTTAATGAGGATAGGAAGAAGCTTACCAAATACTGCCAAGAAAATCACGTAGACAAACAAATCATTATGGAAATGCTAAAAAATAGTCGTGACTCTCTAAAAGCCAGCAATATTAAAAATCAAGtgttcctcattttgtgTGACATTCTGggcattaaaaatatcatagAGGGCGTGGCCATGCAGGAGAAAACTATATCAGACCAGTTCTTGGAGTTCCTCGACGAGGAGACGAAGGACCCCTGA
- a CDS encoding DNA polymerase 1, putative (encoded by transcript PVX_114370A), which yields MKLFSLLKRSHKLFRIHRNVYSDSYICRSNVRFFHTVNYAHLAHLLSKKRSNSDEASSLHALLSTLTKRKHSESSHYSEAGSHKGHTCHTGANHSEYKKILTKWKELVKIYVSWFPEITEDKYKSKCFSLPTYLVIHVVVPSSSASETNTLQQFEEFNFDTLLKGIYRKGAHIPDGDLHECLPQAADHSAYNAKGGGEPTDGEGTHSLGEDPSSGKNKSTKKKKKKNDNSGSYDVHYVIGRNTGDAYNRVESVVSEAGAAELGVQVNGRTDQSDKREACSERNYFFSLNMLELKGNEADRELLNRCIRGNFTERVTPVVESQPNGDREHHPYPFLFIVYDYKTLIHVFNNIKLEMPNVGSVFDVYILSSLLQLVQRGEKLQNVFSAYAAQSGRGISPMMSSTPVVELPPVESAQKCHFAIMPPEFSDVISGKYGLFGWGKYQKMKIKYQREKKGIRAVGEKPKDNCSISEGHSHDGVTSTLPSGAHQPSRVRQNHFSFTRVEVKDQKSIKKLAFGNKRSVCEITEEDMISYCISRNCCMMALFNFLMGIFAKNLNLLKIYLTIEQPLIICISEIERRGIFLNQKKIEEIHQSCSNPVVYKQEIEQLCECNINLNSSKQVASLIYRHLLDIAFSPNVEVAPIGDSMPHAERVNYDHTVGGNNGGKPLNHSGDGFYNAEGTSKPGGDAKGSQLKCYSGGKKEDTLRRGATLERGNFLRNIITNGNYAASLEKPSLAMGTSEEMMPLPQLNNTINEMRRSKNLQTNNKTLKLIVDEIERNEHITEKEKEKIKKIISNVKLYRESKKLFQNYIENLPKFIQKETNKIHCNFNQIGASTGRLSCEQPNLQNIHSRFRCAVSLKGGEVGGEERGSGERGIANQCSANRGSVEVGGNNLTTAENPPPANFTCEGAPPDGENLITFDYKQMELFVMAYLSFDVQLLKMLQSGDVFVETAKVLFNTTQVTSELRRMTKTVIYGILYGQTENGLAKSLLISEGMASNLISNFFQVFPNVYRFMQMQKILLKHMNRVYTLIGRKRVIEPTIKNKYRISMNTPIQGCAADVMKFALLSCFCIMTHGWPQSARLLKINNVSAAVLEENKPFLKATKLILQVHDELLFESTRRATDPIIRLFSPVLENAFYNLIHYTNTSDRLVLLYDYMHDHISVQTYIEYLQLSNNGQTWDFHSDGSTDRHCNSSSKLNSIFEKFNFTLPIKVEKGDYYKEFS from the coding sequence atgaaattgttCTCCCTTTTAAAACGAAGTCACAAACTTTTTAGAATACACAGGAACGTCTACAGTGACTCGTACATATGCAGGAGCAACGTCAGATTTTTCCACACGGTAAATTACGCGCACTTGGCGCATTTGCTCAGCAAAAAGAGGAGCAATTCGGACGAAGCGAGTTCGCTGCATGCTCTGCTCAGCACTTtgacgaagaggaagcacAGCGAAAGTAGCCACTACAGTGAAGCTGGCAGTCACAAGGGGCACACCTGCCACACCGGAGCAAATCACTCTGAATACAAAAAGATTTTAACCAAGTGGAAAGAGCTAGTCAAGATATACGTAAGCTGGTTCCCAGAAATTACCGAAGATAAGTACAAGTCGAAGTGTTTTTCCCTACCCACCTACCTGGTCATCCATGTGGTGGTCCCCTCTAGCAGCGCATCTGAGACAAACACATTGCAACAATTTGAGGAATTCAATTTTGACACCCTCCTAAAGGGTATTTATCGAAAGGGGGCACACATTCCTGATGGGGACCTCCACGAGTGTCTCCCCCAAGCGGCAGATCACTCTGCTTACAATGCGAAAGGGGGAGGTGAACCCACTGATGGGGAGGGAACGCACAGTTTAGGGGAAGATCCAAGTAGTGGCAAAAATAAGTCcaccaagaaaaaaaaaaaaaaaaatgacaattcGGGTAGTTACGATGTGCACTACGTTATCGGAAGAAATACCGGCGATGCGTACAATAGGGTAGAAAGCGTGGTAAGTGAGGCGGGTGCTGCCGAACTGGGGGTACAAGTGAACGGTCGAACCGATCAGAGTGATAAACGGGAGGCATGCAGCGAAAGGAActacttcttctcccttaACATGCTAGAACTGAAAGGTAACGAGGCGGACAGGGAGTTACTAAATCGATGTATTAGGGGAAATTTCACAGAGAGGGTTACCCCCGTGGTGGAGTCTCAACCGAATGGTGATCGTGAGCATCACCCGTATCCCTTTCTCTTCATCGTGTACGACTATAAAACGCTAATTCATGTGTTTAATAACATCAAACTGGAAATGCCAAACGTGGGCAGCGTCTTCGATGTGTATATTCTGAGTTCCCTATTGCAGCTCGTccagaggggggagaagctgcaAAATGTGTTTAGTGCGTATGCGGCACAGTCTGGGAGAGGCATTTCACCGATGATGAGTAGCACTCCTGTTGTGGAACTCCCCCCTGTGGAGTCCGCGCAGAAATGCCACTTTGCCATTATGCCCCCCGAATTTTCGGACGTCATTTCTGGGAAGTACGGCCTTTTCGGGTGGGGCAAATACCagaagatgaaaataaagtaccaaagggagaagaagggaATCCGCGCTGTGGGGGAGAAACCAAAAGATAACTGCTCCATTTCGGAGGGTCACTCCCACGATGGTGTCACGTCCACCCTCCCCAGTGGTGCACACCAACCCAGCAGGGTGAGACAGAACCATTTTAGCTTCACCCGTGTAGAGGTAAAGGACCAGAAgagcattaaaaaattggccTTCGGAAATAAAAGAAGTGTGTGCGAAATTACGGAGGAAGATATGATCAGCTACTGCATATCTAGAAACTGCTGCATGATGGCGCTCTTCAACTTTTTGATGGGCATATTTGCAAAGAATTTGaacttgttaaaaatttacctCACAATTGAGCAGCCACTCATCATATGTATTAGCGAAATTGAAAGGAGAGGCATCTTTttaaaccaaaaaaaaattgaagaaattcACCAAAGTTGTAGTAACCCAGTAGTGTATAAGCAAGAGATAGAGCAGCTCTGCGAGTGTAACATCAATTTGAATTCTTCCAAGCAGGTGGCATCCCTCATATATAGACACCTGCTCGATATTGCCTTCAGCCCTAACGTGGAGGTTGCCCCGATTGGAGACTCAATGCCTCACGCGGAGAGGGTAAATTATGACCATACCGTTGGAGGGAACAACGGCGGCAAACCGCTAAATCACTCAGGTGATGGATTTTACAACGCGGAAGGGACGTCCAAACCTGGGGGGGATGCGAAAGGATCACAGCTGAAATGTTACagcggggggaagaaagaagATACCCTGAGGAGGGGAGCAACTTTAGAAAGGGGTAACTTCCTAAGAAATATCATCACGAATGGTAACTACGCTGCTTCTTTGGAAAAACCTTCTTTGGCCATGGGCACATCGGAAGAAATGATGCCACTCCCCCAACTTAACAATACCATTAACGAAATGAGAAGAAGCAAGAACCTGCAAACGAACAACAAAACGCTGAAACTCATTGTAGACGAAATTGAACGAAATGAACATAtaacagaaaaggaaaaggaaaaaattaagaaaattattaGCAACGTGAAGCTCTACAGGGAGTCCAAAAAGCTGTTTCAgaattatatagaaaatcTGCCCAAGTTCATACAGAAGGAGACGAACAAGATTCACTGCAACTTCAATCAGATAGGGGCGTCCACGGGCCGGCTCTCCTGCGAGCAGCCCAACCTGCAGAACATCCACTCGAGGTTCCGCTGCGCGGTATCGctcaaggggggggaggttgGCGGCGAAGAGAGGGGTAGCGGAGAGCGAGGCATCGCCAATCAATGCAGCGCCAATCGAGGCAGTGTAGAAGTGGGAGGGAATAACCTAACCACAGCGGAGAACCCCCCTCCAGCGAACTTCACCTGTGAGGGAGCTCCCCCCGATGGCGAAAACCTCATCACCTTCGACTACAAACAGATGGAGTTGTTCGTCATGGCGTACCTCAGCTTCGACGTGCAGCTTCTGAAGATGCTGCAGAGCGGCGATGTCTTCGTTGAGACCGCCAAGGTGCTGTTTAACACAACGCAGGTGACGAGCGAGCTGAGGAGAATGACCAAAACGGTGATCTATGGGATTCTCTACGGACAGACTGAAAACGGATTGGCCAAAAGCCTCCTAATAAGCGAAGGAATGGCAAGCAACTTAATTTCTAATTTCTTTCAGGTTTTCCCAAACGTGTATAGATTTATGCAGATGCAGAAAATTCTGCTTAAGCATATGAATAGAGTTTACACGTTAATCGGGCGCAAGAGGGTAATCGAGCCCACCATCAAGAACAAATATCGGATCAGTATGAATACGCCCATTCAGGGGTGCGCGGCGGACGTCATGAAGTTCGCCCTGCTGTCCTGCTTCTGCATCATGACGCATGGGTGGCCCCAAAGCGCACGcctcttaaaaataaacaacgTGAGTGCAGCCGTATTGGAAGAAAACAAGCCATTCTTAAAAGCGAccaaattaattttgcaaGTGCACGATGAACTCCTATTTGAGAGCACCAGAAGAGCCACTGACCCAATCATTCGACTCTTCAGCCCAGTCCTGGAAAACGccttttacaatttaattcACTACACAAATACGTCCGATAGGTTGGTCCTCCTTTACGACTACATGCATGACCATATCTCTGTGCAGACGTATATAGAGTATCTCCAACTGTCTAACAATGGCCAGACGTGGGATTTCCATTCCGATGGATCAACTGATAGGCACTGTAATTCGTCCAGCAAATTAAATTCAATTTTTGAAAAGTTCAATTTTACCTTACCAATTAAGGTAGAAAAGGGAGACTACTATAAGGAGTTTTCTTAA
- a CDS encoding hypothetical protein, conserved (encoded by transcript PVX_114390A) — protein MGKANIKDYGNVCKWFKRLSTKKSMPLLPEKKEERLKRFTNFSLYHIMEKYEFVPNLLLQTEYLYPLLQKSPEALRQSYFNHYKLSSEGNRAK, from the coding sequence atggggaaggcaAACATAAAGGACTACGGAAACGTGTGCAAGTGGTTTAAAAGGCTGAGCACCAAGAAGTCCATGCCATTGCTAccggagaaaaaggaagagaggCTGAAAAGGTTTACGAACTTTTCCCTTTACCATATAATGGAAAAGTACGAGTTCGTTCCGAACCTTCTCCTGCAGACGGAGTATTTGTACCCTCTTCTGCAGAAGAGCCCCGAGGCCCTGAGGCAGTCCTACTTTAACCACTACAAGCTGTCGAGCGAGGGCAACCGGGCGAAGTAG
- a CDS encoding hypothetical protein, conserved (encoded by transcript PVX_114375A) produces the protein MTIVTILSILLILNFFEVSSVGGSYTERSQNEESCRYISVFRKPLCYRCYVFKPRDGGGIKCCQYYLQKRKEEKLAKLYSLQDIMKNTLDEKDMDDIKNLFPVFNEKLLKINGNYKFGGPNKGNKNITDIDDLEIEFNNKYFNLKDIKVNILSGSSSGKEKNKTKEENYYNIIKEESNFMRKKDELLQNSPFYNEKCFKSLHGHNCGRKKHREHTEENADKDEELDFDLAESIGEAEYYARMKHMNDSHQGGHGGASNSGGNKHAQEKDDQDYYDNKYYDNRYGTNYYSESSNSPSTSLFYLSKKFYLLNRLSQNPRKIVQKYIEFKEHLSGSEDKLDDFLDNEYYSTTETINAVLADDIQKTVEYDDKGDQSNSNSGRGFFSSLFRDLISLFYFPQKNVEL, from the coding sequence ATGACTATTGTTACGATATTGTCCATTTTGTtgattttaaatttttttgaagtaagTTCGGTGGGGGGTAGTTACACGGAGAGAAGTCAAAATGAGGAGTCATGTCGGTACATCAGCGTGTTCCGAAAGCCCCTGTGTTATAGGTGCTACGTATTTAAGCCGAGGGACGGCGGGGGCATCAAGTGTTGCCAGTACTACCTGCAAAAAcggaaggaggaaaaactgGCAAAGCTATATTCCCTGCAAGATATCATGAAGAACACCCTGGACGAAAAAGACATGGATGACATTAAGAACTTATTTCCAGTGTTCAAcgaaaaattgttaaaaataaatggcaaTTACAAATTCGGAGGTCCCAacaagggaaacaaaaacatCACAGATATTGACGATTTAGAAATCGAATTTAATAACAAGTACTTCAATTTGAAGGACATAAAGGTTAACATTCTAAGTGGAAGCAGCAgtggtaaagaaaaaaacaaaacaaaagaggaaaattattacaatattataaaagaggAAAGTAACTTTATGAGGAAAAAGGATGAACTATTACAGAACAGTCCCTTTTACAATGAAAAATGCTTCAAATCATTACATGGGCATAATtgtggaaggaaaaaacataGGGAACATACAGAAGAAAATGCGGACAAGGATGAAGAATTGGATTTTGATTTGGCCGAATCTATTGGTGAAGCAGAATACTATGCAAGGATGAAGCACATGAATGATTCACACCAAGGGGGCCATGGAGGAGCTTCCAACTCAGGGGGTAATAAACATGCTCAGGAAAAGGATGACCAGGATTATTAcgataataaatattatgataataGGTATGGAACAAATTACTACAGTGAGAGTAGCAACTCTCCAAGCACCTCTCTTTTTTACTTGTCCAAGAAATTTTACCTATTGAATAGGCTCTCTCAGAACCCCAGAAAGATTGTGCAGAAATATATCGAGTTTAAAGAGCACCTATCTGGGTCGGAGGACAAATTGGATGACTTCCTCGACAATGAGTACTACAGCACGACGGAGACGATAAACGCAGTTTTGGCCGACGACATTCAGAAGACCGTGGAGTATGACGATAAGGGCGACCAgagcaacagcaacagcggCCGGGggttcttctcctccctgTTCCGCGACTTGATTTCGCTCTTTTACTTCCCGCAGAAGAATGTGGAGTTGTAG
- a CDS encoding poly(A) polymerase PAP, putative (encoded by transcript PVX_114385A) has product MHTVYESENLLECSNFILRSKESIEDFLQLSEIKEENEENYLSYNIECALSKSLEEEGGGRGALGRKDTSFRRRETLNNESAIEGELNKKYKYGVSDPITLNYPTEEDLKKANDVVELLKSYNLFETEQALKKRERVLGMINKLFHEFVVEISISQGINEEDAKHIHGNLYTFGSYRLGVITPNSDIDCIFLAPQNITREIFFNEFYLKLQQDRNVRKLQSLPETYTPIIQFMYDDVDIDLLLATLPYRTLKDCYYSLDNDYILKNLDEVTVRSLNGIRVADLILASVPHKDHFRNTLRYIKLWAKSRGIYSNILGFLGGISWALLTAKICQLYPNYNVSQLIGKFFRVYSIWNWKYPVLIQNINKYNHVDGLRNFSVWDPEKNIKDKLHVMPIITPAFPCMNSTHNVTYCTRSILIDEFKRAHYIINYMEANPGANVTFVMNQANGIVTPVSAPTTSSSTTGSGSIPGSGSMWTNILQPLDLFASYKHFLHIQIMATNELIYNSWKGWIESKIRLLFKKLETINELKIRPYPKFYVYKKDKFYYCSSFFIGLVFFLKNVYDNTFNLSYAIRDFIDIVLNWPQKSKYPNSYKINISYQKKSQVLEFLASVTSGADAQQGEEPAGEGNPANGDASPGGGEAVSGEAVSGA; this is encoded by the coding sequence ATGCATACCGTCTACGAAAGCGAAAACCTGCTGGAGTGCAGCAACTTCATCCTGCGAAGCAAAGAATCGATTGAGGATTTTTTGCAGCTAAGTGAaataaaggaagaaaatgaagagaactACCTGAGTTACAACATAGAATGTGCGCTGAGCAAAAGTctggaggaggagggaggaggaagaggtgcACTGGGCAGAAAAGACACCTCCTTCAGAAGGAGAGAAACACTAAATAACGAGTCAGCCATTGAAGGAgagttaaacaaaaaatacaaatacggAGTGTCTGACCCAATTACGCTTAACTACCCCACGGAggaagatttaaaaaaagcaaatgaCGTGGTGGAATTGCTAAAAAGCTATAACTTGTTCGAAACGGAACAGGCGTTAAAGAAGAGGGAAAGGGTACTAGGAATgattaacaaattatttcACGAATTTGTGGTGGAAATATCTATAAGTCAAGGGataaatgaagaagatgCAAAACATATACATGGGAATTTATACACCTTTGGTTCCTACCGATTAGGAGTTATAACCCCGAATAGTGATATCGATTGTATCTTTTTAGCACCTCAAAATATAACAAGGGAAATCTTCTTTAATgaattttacttaaaattaCAGCAGGATAGAAATGTGCGAAAGTTGCAGTCCCTCCCGGAGACCTACACTCCTATAATACAGTTCATGTATGACGATGTGGACATTGACTTGCTGTTAGCGACTTTACCATACAGAACGCTAAAGGATTGCTACTACTCACTAGACAatgattacattttaaagaatCTAGACGAAGTGACGGTAAGGTCGCTCAACGGTATAAGGGTAGCTGACCTTATATTAGCCTCCGTACCACATAAGGACCACTTTAGAAACACCCTCCGGTATATCAAACTGTGGGCAAAGAGCAGAGGAATTTACAGTAACATTTTAGGCTTCCTTGGAGGAATTTCATGGGCATTACTCACAGCCAAAATATGCCAACTTTACCCTAATTATAATGTTAGCCAATTGATAGGCAAATTTTTTAGGGTCTATTCTATATGGAATTGGAAATACCCTGTccttatacaaaatataaataagtaCAATCATGTAGATGGCTTGAGAAACTTCTCTGTTTGGGACCCCGAGAAGAACATCAAAGATAAGTTACACGTCATGCCGATTATCACTCCTGCCTTCCCCTGCATGAACTCCACCCACAATGTGACCTACTGCACGAGGAGCATCCTCATAGATGAGTTTAAGAGGGCCCACTACATCATCAACTATATGGAAGCGAATCCGGGCGCGAATGTCACCTTTGTTATGAACCAGGCCAACGGGATCGTCACTCCGGTCAGCGCGCCCACCACGAGCAGCAGCACCACCGGCAGTGGCAGCATCCCCGGCAGTGGCAGCATGTGGACCAACATACTCCAGCCACTTGACCTCTTCGCATCCTACAAACACTTCCTGCACATCCAGATCATGGCCACCAACGAACTCATATACAATTCCTGGAAGGGCTGGATTGAAAGCAAAATTAGGCTCctcttcaaaaaattggaaaccATCAACGAACTCAAAATCAGACCCTACCCTAAGTTCTACGTTTACAAGAAGGATAAGTTTTACtactgctcctccttttttatagggcttgtcttttttttaaaaaacgtcTACGATAATACCTTCAATTTGTCCTACGCCATCCGCGACTTTATAGACATTGTTCTTAACTGGCCGCAAAAAAGCAAGTACCCAAATTCgtacaaaattaatataagtTACCAGAAGAAGTCGCAAGTTTTGGAGTTCCTCGCCAGCGTCACGTCCGGTGCGGACGCCCAGCAGGGGGAGGAACCCGCTGGGGAGGGGAACCCGGCGAACGGGGATGcgtcccccggggggggcgaAGCGGTTAGCGGTGAGGCGGTCAGCGGTGCGTAG